A section of the Oreochromis aureus strain Israel breed Guangdong linkage group 22, ZZ_aureus, whole genome shotgun sequence genome encodes:
- the LOC120435488 gene encoding CD209 antigen-like protein E: MMSRPQKYIEGEALHSQREKSNNALKLRVAVLVVCVLLVSALVVTYLLLELLKTRDMLRNLEMKQETIKADVTERPPEIKPCSTVQPTCPEPEVKIITQTCSPIQTTSPQPPEINMNDSCYKCEDGWKQHEGKCYYFSTRKSSWDQSRTECRTKGGDLVKIDSSEEQSFLKTKIEYGSHFWIGLTDSAEEGKWLWVDGSPLNERLASWSFLEPDDWNGEDCVKMGRMYWFDNYCKVNHGSICEKPAVVLCD; the protein is encoded by the exons ATGATGAGCCGTCCACAGAAATACATAGAAG GTGAAGCTCTTCACTCTCAACGTGAAAAATCAAACAATGCGTTAAAGCTCAGAGTGGCCGTGCTGGTTGTCTGTGTTCTCCTGGTATCGGCTCTCGTGGTAACTTATCTCT TGTTGGAGCTTTTGAAAACCAGGGACATGCTCAGAAACCttgagatgaagcaggaaacTATAAAAGCTGATGTCACAG agagACCTCCTGAAATCAAACCATGTAGTACAGTGCAGCCCACATGCCCGGAGCCTGAAGTAAAAATTA taaCACAAACGTGCAGCCCAATACAAACTACAAGCCCACAACCTCCTGAAATAAACATGA ATGATTCATGTTATAAATGTGAAGATGGCTGGAAGCAACATGAAGGAAAGTGCTATTATTTCTCCACAAGAAAATCATCCTGGGATCAGAGCAGAACTGAATGTAGGACTAAAGGAGGAGACCTGGTTAAGATAGACAGCAGTGAGGAGCAG AGTTTCTTGAAGACAAAAATTGAATATGGGAGCCATTTCTGGATCGGACTGACAGACTCAGCAGAAGAGGGCAAATGGCTGTGGGTGGACGGCTCACCACTGAATGAAAG GTTGGCATCTTGGTCCTTTCTTGAGCCAGACGATTGGAATGGAGAGGATTGTGTGAAGATGGGCCGAATGTATTGGTTTGATAATTACTGCAAAGTAAATCATGGAAGTATTTGTGAGAAACCAGCTGTGGTTCTGTGTGACTAA
- the LOC116333536 gene encoding C-type lectin domain family 4 member E-like — MMSRPQKYIEGQALHSQHAKSNNALKLRVAVLVVCVLLVSALVVTYLLLELLKTGDMLRNLEMKQGTVKADVTERPPEIKPCSTVQPTCPEPEVKIITQPCSPIQTTSPQPPEINMIKQSHSTIPTTTPQLPDITMNDSCYKCEDGWEQHGGKCYYFSTNFSSWNVSRTECRTKGGDLVKIDSSEEQRFLQRKTEKFWIGLTDSAVEGKWLWVDGSPLNERLTFWFDGEPNNMPWPDHNGENCAMMGYMEIMLWFDYPCKLTIRSICEKAAVAVCV, encoded by the exons ATGATGAGCCGTCCACAGAAATACATAGAAG GTCAAGCTCTTCACTCTCAACATGCAAAATCAAACAATGCGTTAAAGCTCAGAGTGGCCGTGCTGGTTGTCTGTGTTCTCCTGGTATCGGCTCTCGTGGTAACTTATCTCT TGTTGGAGCTTTTGAAAACCGGGGACATGCTCAGAAACCTTGAGATGAAGCAGGGAACTGTAAAAGCTGATGTCACAG agagACCTCCTGAAATCAAACCATGTAGTACAGTGCAGCCCACATGCCCGGAGCCTGAAGTAAAAATTA taaCACAACCGTGCAGCCCAATACAAACTACAAGCCCACAACCTCCTGAAATAAACATGA TAAAACAATCACACAGCACGATACCGACTACAACCCCACAACTTCCTGATATAACTATGA ATGATTCATGTTATAAATGTGAAGATGGCTGGGAGCAACATGGAGGAAAGTGCTATTACTTCTCCACCAATTTCTCCTCCTGGAATGTGAGCAGAACTGAATGTAGGACTAAAGGAGGAGACCTGGTTAAGATAGACAGCAGTGAGGAGCAG AGATTCTTgcagagaaaaactgaaaaattctggATCGGACTGACAGACTCAGCAGTAGAGGGCAAATGGCTGTGGGTGGACGGATCACCACTGAATGAAAG GTTGACATTTTGGTTCGATGGCGAGCCAAATAACATGCCATGGCCAGATCATAATGGAGAGAACTGTGCAATGATGGGGTATATGGAGATAATGCTTTGGTTTGATTATCCCTGCAAATTAACTATTAGAAGTATTTGTGAGAAAGCagctgtggctgtgtgtgtctAA